The Raphanus sativus cultivar WK10039 chromosome 2, ASM80110v3, whole genome shotgun sequence genome includes a region encoding these proteins:
- the LOC108839505 gene encoding uncharacterized protein LOC108839505: protein MHLRGAERGGKILNPSEKVPDVHHQLDKVDIQSSSSSLDSMSERVKPIEEDKLVLEPLSNGFHDAAERLSSPDSSSSQSTTVDETSELCQVLEAPPNEPAPIQAVKKAKEFKLNPAAKNFSPSYTKRLSPAPTAMPDIGNIAYIPSNNPMLPVPEAFYPELVNNRYLPQTSPSSKFVPYGNLTAGNALGVPFPQHMIGPTINREHPQRFSSPYQSVQASPMFVNPNPQVIAARSGQLVYVQPVSQNLVQGTPALPPMLSRPLPPAQHVQYLKHQGVVAAGQPLQLCVSQPFTPGVLQPYSVPVQYPVMQPPFPTNQPMPVAVPNDFFGNFHK, encoded by the exons ATGCATTTACGTGGGGCAGAA CGAGGAGGCAAGATTTTGAACCCTAGTGAAAAAGTTCCTGATGTTCATCACCAGTTGGATAAG GTTGATATCCAAAGCTCAAGTTCTAGCT TGGATAGCATGTCCGAACGAGTTAAACCAATAGAAGAAGATAAGTTGGTGCTGGAACCTTTAAGTAACGGTTTTCACGATGCTGCTGAAAGGCTCTCTTCCCCTGACAGTTCATCCTCACAAAGTACAACCGTTGATGAAACCTCAGAGTTGTGTCAGGTCTTAGAGGCACCTCCTAACGAACCAGCACCTATCCAGGCCGTCAAAAAGGCCAAG GAGTTCAAGTTGAATCCAGCGGCAAAGAACTTTTCTCCATCTTATACAAAACGTCTTTCACCGGCTCCTACTGCTATGCCTGACATTGGAAATATTGCTTATATACCAAGCAACAATCCCATGCTACCTGTTCCTGAAGCTTTTTACCCAGAACTTGTGAACAACCGTTATTTGCCCCAAACATCTCCATCTTCCAAGTTTGTACCATATGGTAATTTGACTGCTGGAAATGCTCTTGGTGTTCCTTTTCCTCAACAC ATGATAGGGCCTACTATTAACAGGGAACACCCGCAGAGATTCAGTTCTCCATACCAATCTGTTCAAGCATCACCAATGTTTGTAAACCCAAATCCTCAG GTAATTGCTGCGAGATCAGGACAGCTAGTATATGTCCAACCAGTTTCTCAG AATCTAGTTCAGGGAACACCGGCTCTTCCACCTATGCTCTCCCGCCCTCTACCTCCCGCACAACATGTCCAATACCTGAAGCATCAAG GTGTAGTTGCAGCTGGCCAGCCGCTGCAGCTATGCGTTTCCCAACCGTTCACGCCGGGTGTACTGCAACCTTACAGCGTTCCTGTCCAATATCCGGTTATGCAGCCTCCTTTCCCGACGAATCAGCCAATGCCAGTTGCTGTTCCTAATGACTTCTTTGGCAACTTCCATAAATAG
- the LOC108839506 gene encoding F-box/kelch-repeat protein At4g39560-like, which yields MNTCDADEEPSRTRKKLKLSCSSPPSGLSLLPDEIVLSCLARVSKSDHASLSLVSKWHRSVVASPELYDFRSLLGFTENRIYLCLRIPPDPNPRWFTLSPKTLNLRLVPVRSYFYQPPEASCMVAHGCGIYIMGGKIDGRATSNVLFLDCRSHTWSTLPSMGMARYSAVAGVVDGRIYVFGGCEGRESGKWGEVFDPKQQTWDALPMPPPRCDFPLVCESIVIEEQKVVVMNGLGICLSYIPSESKWKKGYRDISGIKRCWHVIDNVVYCSLSGGQILWCEPSELEWNEKMEWREVMGLESLRDTLAASKMVNYGGGLEIWCAEISLEIRKKTCEIIGNIVWSEAVMTLDPPPHQHHCKILSALPLNL from the exons ATGAATACATGCGACGCAGACGAAGAGCCATCGCGTACTAGGAAGAAACTGAAGCTGTCTTGCTCGTCTCCTCCGAGTGGGTTATCTTTGTTGCCGGATGAGATAGTTCTAAGTTGCTTGGCCCGCGTCTCAAAATCGGACCATGCTTCCTTATCCCTCGTCTCCAAGTGGCACCGTTCAGTAGTGGCTTCTCCTGAGTTGTACGACTTCCGATCCCTTTTGGGCTTCACGGAAAACCGTATCTATCTATGCTTACGCATCCCTCCAGACCCAAACCCACGCTGGTTCACCCTCTCCCCAAAAACTCTTAACCTGCGGCTTGTCCCAGTGCGATCTTATTTTTACCAGCCTCCGGAAGCATCTTGCATGGTGGCTCATGGTTGTGGGATCTACATCATGGGTGGTAAGATTGACGGGAGAGCCACGTCGAATGTATTGTTTCTAGATTGTAGATCTCACACGTGGAGCACTCTCCCTTCCATGGGGATGGCTCGATATTCAGCCGTGGCGGGCGTGGTGGACGGGAGGATATACGTGTTCGGAGGATGTGAAGGCCGGGAGTCCGGCAAGTGGGGAGAGGTCTTCGACCCAAAGCAGCAGACTTGGGATGCCCTGCCGATGCCACCGCCTCGGTGTGATTTTCCCTTAGTGTGCGAAAGCATAGTTATAGAGGAACAGAAGGTGGTTGTTATGAATGGCTTAGGGATATGTTTATCCTACATACCAAGTGAAAGCAAATGGAAAAAAGGGTATAGGGATATCTCCGGAATTAAAAGGTGTTGGCATGTGATAGATAATGTCGTGTACTGCAGTCTAAGTGGTGGGCAGATATTGTGGTGTGAGCCAAGTGAATTGGAGTGGAATGAAAAGATGGAGTGGAGAGAGGTGATGGGCTTGGAGTCTCTCAGGGATACTCTTGCTGCCTCCAAGATGGTTAACTATGGTGGAGGG TTGGAGATTTGGTGTGCGGAGATTTCTTTGGAGATACGCAAGAAGACATGCGAGATTATAGGAAACATTGTGTGGTCCGAAGCTGTCATGACACTTGATCCTCCTCCACATCAGCATCACTGTAAGATATTGTCTGCTTTACCTCTCAACCTCTGA
- the LOC108817711 gene encoding uncharacterized protein LOC108817711, giving the protein MGYARKSEDDNSKLLIATMCIIGLQVHVHVKDGSVFSGLFYTASVDNGFGIVLKNARMTKKGKSKANVESGSVVETLVITSSNIVQIVAEGVSLPSNVTGNNEGVGVVGSATETLPCEPRVSATNKSKSNCFEGTGKYNRRQLGGKILNPSEKVPDVHHQLDKVDIQSSSSSLDSMSERVKPIEEDKLVLEPLSNGFHDAAERLSSPDSSSSQSTTVDETSELCQVLEAPPNEPAPIQAVKKAKEFKLNPAAKNFSPSYTKRLSPAPTAMPDIGNIAYIPSNNPMLPVPEAFYPELVNNHYLPQTSPSSKFVPYGNLTAGNALGVPFPQHMIGPTINREHPQRFNSPYQSVQASPMFVNPNPQVIAARSGQLVYVQPVSQNLVQGTPPLPPMLSRPLPPAQHVQYLKHQGVVAAGQPLQLCVSQPFTPGVLQPYSVPVQYPVMQPPFPTNQPMPVAVPNGFFGNFHK; this is encoded by the exons ATGGGATACGCAAGGAAATCGGAAGACGACAACTCAAAGCTGTTGATTGCGACTATGTGCATCATCGGTTTGCAGGTTCACGTTCACGTCAAGGACGGTTCTGTGTTTTCCGGTTTATTCTACACTGCTTCCGTCGATAACGGCTTCG GCATTGTTTTGAAGAATGCGAGAATGACTAAGAAGGGGAAGAGTAAAGCGAATGTAGAAAGCGGAAGTGTGGTGGAGACACTTGTTATTACGTCTTCCAATATTGTTCAGATAGTTGCTGAG GGAGTTTCGCTTCCGTCAAATGTTACAGGCAATAATGAGGGTGTGGGTGTTGTTGGATCAGCTACGGAAACTTTACCTTGTGAGCCTCGCGTCTCTGCTACAAACAAGTCTAAAAGCAATTGCTTTGAAGGAACGGGCAAATATAATAGGAG ACAGCTAGGAGGCAAGATTTTGAACCCTAGTGAAAAAGTTCCTGATGTTCATCACCAGTTGGATAAG GTTGATATCCAAAGCTCAAGTTCTAGCT TGGATAGCATGTCCGAACGAGTTAAACCAATAGAAGAAGATAAGTTGGTGCTGGAACCTTTAAGTAACGGTTTTCACGATGCTGCTGAAAGGCTCTCTTCCCCTGACAGTTCATCCTCACAAAGTACAACCGTTGATGAAACCTCAGAGTTGTGTCAGGTCTTAGAGGCACCTCCTAACGAACCAGCACCTATCCAGGCCGTCAAAAAGGCCAAG GAGTTCAAGTTGAATCCAGCGGCAAAGAACTTTTCTCCATCTTATACAAAACGTCTTTCACCGGCTCCTACTGCTATGCCTGACATTGGAAATATTGCTTATATACCAAGCAACAATCCCATGCTACCTGTTCCTGAAGCTTTTTACCCAGAACTTGTGAACAACCATTATTTGCCCCAAACATCTCCATCTTCCAAGTTTGTACCATATGGTAATTTGACTGCTGGAAATGCTCTTGGTGTTCCTTTTCCTCAACAC ATGATAGGGCCTACTATTAACAGGGAACACCCGCAGAGATTCAATTCTCCATACCAATCTGTTCAAGCATCACCAATGTTTGTAAACCCAAATCCTCAG GTAATTGCTGCGAGATCAGGACAGCTAGTATATGTCCAACCAGTTTCTCAG AATCTAGTTCAGGGAACACCGCCTCTTCCACCTATGCTCTCCCGCCCTCTACCTCCCGCACAACATGTCCAATACCTGAAGCATCAAG GTGTAGTTGCAGCTGGCCAGCCGCTGCAGCTATGCGTTTCCCAACCGTTCACGCCGGGTGTACTGCAACCTTACAGCGTTCCTGTCCAATATCCGGTTATGCAGCCTCCTTTCCCGACGAATCAGCCAATGCCAGTTGCTGTTCCTAATGGCTTCTTTGGCAATTTCCATAAATAG
- the LOC108842147 gene encoding uncharacterized protein LOC108842147 produces the protein MVMAFGPSHEAKLRELLHKLCSEEIKLCSDAAKEFVKLLKGETGGDLLRLYFHKSPEFAELLEAWRIRHGKQGLRYIFSLIHTVLSHPEGRGRSTDIGTALDRFCLLLIEDKMDEVCKELNSKESKQQNAALGLLNSMVRRGPRLASEIAGKFDFKGYARLAEYKTRGGAGNATRRACVVFAVSFLEVGNPRLLSDVLQQKEMYSKVLRGLGKHDDDDDDTVAYVLSTLSNKILVEESMILPSLRSVLFGIATLEQLASISAREDGGTVSELAHDVLVKVCTDPCNGLMPDGTRKLTGNLERLLMFMKKLRATEIVYHRDLLLAIVRGRPSLASAFFEEFPYSVENFASPSWVSSVSLAADLVSSVRNSFSFEFLSPDQRSTPPSGGSEVQTIMKCICPRPFSRLLITRGMLCPKFFVKHGTLRFLSETLLLWDSFITASRSCSEQIQAYLERDVMGEVRSFFPDSQVLLTELKSQSDASGIQKPSLKRKAELKSGVVGREKRIKRSEKDVLDEVDGDIVIGGVGLAEDPVDAHMTDGNEYLQNVSEIWASERCSEPVDSVEEAEMYLRIKIMDVLRIYVRTVPNVLEGSFDVFMKFLPNQRSSWLPAELQRAVLSFLNEYISWTPRSQSESIPTRMPQHMYMQLDVFVNLFLFSSDGEVKDLAYNLALVAMSSTGAFDKNPKEIGAWFRFLQGSGKTKGPLKVQEAVQSTSAVVISFLYDAVRTVGKNMFKYWDTIRSSLSHLKGVSIGFSPLIVCVLQKCVKLLTVSKSLTLPEKSEISLYVCTTLKYLLQTQVDSRPLSCLVESVLSEVVDGSKDSLCEWWPLRALLVFSQSLSDQKPFILHSRRTIGRLADASFADTLDEIKGLVRSSSPDEIAGIVQSFSSALICARPESILKNFDSVMAISWTLYGTSFSILQAIAFLEENFLGDLSKLSPDLLMRGSELSGSRAVYSETGFDDHSSITEEIKSKMDVCDTESPAFSTFLEQLPFPELLTAIKSMDISWLPRILELLLLKVSHPKSDSFESIKLILFHLYHIRSSYKVQPAPVLCQLSEVCLRLLKHLFSQISEREPSSDKVIAPFAKWKHQVAETVFCHPVATALLESPLDCGTLPLVQNIEILSETSLATGRTVLSEIDQHILDLFASTCEHFLFDERHMVQKGKLRENKSIVAFKSFVETLLLEFRGKLELCVGAQSYAPLLQPSQVIHALLRFISPFKLLNLARSMLIDVVELASPNLSKIVSLGLDIAGGAFEMLALYSQQTAAKRRIYDLLWDLEEKNYDSNLLEEVYSLACRFSTSFGLVSADNCLLKVGGGIFRGKHNQHSSAHLLTVIISQIVGRTPEDLVIHCINQTSMTRAKILFYLVETSPLHRSVFGHFFYSKLQGDSALTDDQFIMLLPAVLSYLSPVFAKPKKPCSRFLDITAFYSNILVNGFLQWPKFSSGCIFEEKYEENLLSTTEDIDTMFKGSLLGKAVRMFQDHFAWTESSTKREDLLKVFQSLSPHTSAGKEMLDYEIKEVDVESVDCMFNVAIREVAKVELSRICLFPACSNFKRQADTCVKESSSKMGSNEESLFTPLLNYLVGRWQCVVKRSDGFFKGNSDRKKDKCRLLCKSLENFMLRNILQFLEHMCEELVHLDSLPFLEGLMKSVLLYRFEDWRTLKILRKIFSLLSRGKYSYAPYIQLLISHSQFTPTISSLSSSHTGELFRPISSILKHLIIPSPSSVGAGSCRLQAPDYVKQLEIVKILRVLLSKCGKDSGIILKELHFLLLCSYGATLSEIDIELYRLIRDIELIDDEQTLDVSETGYLWGKAALKMREGLRLSQDASDGGEDDLVEDLRLRLFKENLCVDPKLCALTVLYFPYQRSAEVSDNSCLYDDPISEEFSPVVEDIERYDPAFILRFSIHSLSVGYIEPLEFASLGLLAVAFVSMSSADLGIRKSAYDTLKMFMDVLESCTRNKQVKWVRLLLLCLKNGVEEPWQRIPTVSAVFAAEASLILLNSSHEHYVPIKKLLKSSPSLNLRGIPLFHEFLWSSAFNFRSQRLWELRLVCMGLKSDEDAKLYIGNSILQDMMSFSSTPLADDETKGLILQVVGKSAKFNKMARHLVQNCGLFSWCSSLISMFTTKPIKDDDFRLVVVLNVITDALASRSVTEWLQEEEIRGSYGECGQKSIVESDHNNQVSFPLEGLMEISSRLCRLLGGGLVSVQENSTLVDLILQVLSATQKISQKLRKMYQPHFTISIDGLFQLFEAVTNCHSPQVEAIAERGLDTILTSTPSFELLCMDVDKLRRFLLWGTSTALKSDLRKGSIPSESQEESMVAKFLRWLCASVILGKLYSEASNSDPTVLSKTKPENLLTLLEYFKTRNLEGSETESEHIIGEVIVHLQQLLSTNYSVLSSVVCALSSMRLRNGLENAGSESDGDDKLIKSLCSRISSPPEATPDWRWSYHQAWKDPSSEPATDLQKIDECHACQHLLLMFTDMLRVKPGESQKVSLHKSFDMASVFDWERGLVET, from the exons aTGGTGATGGCTTTTGGACCGTCACACGAAGCTAAGCTCAGGGAACTGTTGCATAAGCTTTGCTCAGAAGAGATTAAGCTATGCTCTGATGCTGCAAAGGAGTTTGTCAAGTTACTAAAAGGAGAAACCGGCGGCGATTTGTTGCGTTTATATTTCCACAAGTCACCCGAGTTCGCTGAGCTTCTAGAGGCGTGGAGGATTCGACATGGGAAGCAAGGACTACGCTATATATTCTCGCTTATCCACACGGTTTTGAGTCATCCAGAGGGGAGAGGTAGATCGACTGATATTGGAACAGCTCTTGACCGGTTCTGTTTGTTGCTTATCGAAGATAAAATGGATGAGGTTTGCAAGGAGTTAAATAGCAAAGAGAGTAAACAGCAGAACGCTGCGCTTGGACTGTTGAATTCGATGGTTAGACGCGGCCCACGCCTGGCGTCAGAGATAGCTGGGAAGTTTGATTTCAAGGGTTACGCGAGACTGGCCGAGTATAAAACGAGAGGAGGGGCTGGTAACGCGACGAGGAGGGCTTGTGTTGTGTTTGCAGTATCGTTCCTCGAAGTTGGGAATCCCAGATTGTTAAGCGATGTTTTGCAGCAGAAGGAAATGTATTCGAAAGTCCTACGAGGCCTTGGGAAACACGATGATGACGATGACGACACTGTGGCGTATGTCTTGTCTACATTGAGTAACAAGATCCTTGTTGAAGAATCAATGATTCTTCCCAGTCTAAGGAGTGTTCTTTTTGGAATTGCTACACTTGAGCAGCTAGCGAGCATTTCAGCAAGAGAGGATGGTGGGACTGTGAGTGAGTTGGCTCATGATGTTCTTGTTAAAGTTTGTACAGACCCGTGTAACGGATTGATGCCAGATGGAACGAGAAAGTTGACTGGTAATTTAGAAAGACTGCTAATGTTCATGAAGAAATTGAGAGCAACAGAAATTGTTTATCACAGGGATTTGCTTCTAGCGATTGTGAGGGGTAGACCGTCTTTAGCTTCAGCTTTCTTTGAAGAGTTTCCATACAGTGTGGAAAATTTTGCATCACCATCCTG GGTTTCTTCTGTTTCCTTGGCAGCAGATTTGGTATCTTCAGTAAGAAATTCATTTTCGTTTGAGTTTCTCAGTCCAGATCAACGCTCTACACCTCCTTCAGGTGGTTCAGAAGTTCAGACTATCATGAAATGTATATGCCCTCGACCATTTAGCCGGTTGTTGATCACCAGAGGGATGCTTTGCCCTAAATTTTTTGTGAAACATGGGACCCTGAGATTCCTCTCCGAGACGCTTCTGCTCTGGGATTCGTTTATTACTGCTTCTCGTAGCTGCTCTGAGCAAATTCAGGCTTATCTTGAGCGGGATGTCATGGGCGAGGTGAGAAGCTTTTTTCCAGATTCACAGGTGTTGTTGACTGAACTGAAGTCTCAGAGCGATGCTAGTGGAATTCAAAAGCCGTCTTTGAAGAGAAAAGCAGAGTTGAAGAGTGGAGTAGTAGGTAGAGAAAAACGCATTAAGAGATCTGAGAAGGATGTTTTGGACGAAGTGGATGGTGATATCGTCATTGGTGGGGTAGGTTTGGCAGAGGATCCTGTGGATGCTCATATGACAGATGGAAATGAATATCTTCAGAATGTTTCAGAAATTTGGGCTTCAGAGCGTTGTTCCGAGCCTGTTGATTCAGTCGAAGAAGCAGAGATGTACTTGCGCATAAAGATTATGGATGTTCTGAGAATTTATGTG CGTACTGTGCCTAATGTGCTTGAAGGATCGTTTGATGTCTTCATGAAATTTCTGCCTAATCAACGTTCTTCATGGTTGCCAGCTGAATTGCAGAGAGCTGTCTTGTCTTTTCTAAATGAGTACATCAGCTGGACGCCAAGGTCCCAAAGCGAGAGCATTCCTACTAGAATGCCGCAACATATGTACATGCAGTTGGATGTATTCGtgaatttgtttcttttctcatcAGACGGCGAGGTGAAGGATCTAGCATACAATTTAGCACTGGTAGCTATGAGCAGCACTGGTGCTTTTGACAAAAATCCAAAGGAAATTGGTGCGTGGTTTCGGTTCCTACAAGGTTCTGGAAAGACCAAAGGACCACTTAAGGTTCAGGAGGCTGTACAGAGCACGTCAGCAGTTGTCATCTCCTTTTTATATGATGCAGTTAGGACAGTTGGAAAGAATATGTTCAAGTACTGGGATACTATCAGAAGTAGCCTGTCCCATTTAAAAG GTGTATCAATTGGTTTCAGCCCCCTCATTGTTTGTGTACTGCAGAAGTGTGTGAAGTTACTAACTGTATCTAAAAGCCTTACTTTACCGGAGAAGTCAGAAATATCTCTTTACGTTTGCACCACACTGAAATATCTTTTGCAAACTCAG GTAGATTCCAGACCACTCTCATGTTTGGTCGAGTCAGTTTTGTCTGAGGTGGTTGATGGATCTAAGGATTCTTTATGTGAATGGTGGCCATTGAGAGCGTTGCTGGTTTTCTCACAATCTTTGTCAGACCAAAAACCCTTCATCTTGCATTCCAGAAGGACAATAGGTCGACTTGCCGATGCTTCTTTTGCAGATACTCTTGATGAGATAAAAGGGCTGGTGAGAAGTAGTTCTCCGGATGAAATTGCTGGAATTGTTCAGTCGTTCTCTTCTGCGTTGATATGTGCGAGACCTGAATCGATTCTGAAGAATTTTGATTCTGTGATGGCTATTTCTTGGACTCTCTACGGAACTTCATTCTCAATCTTACAGGCGATCGCCTTTCTAGAAGAAAACTTCCTCGGGGACCTTTCAAAGCTATCGCCGGACTTACTTATGCGAGGTTCAGAACTTAGTGGGTCAAGAGCAGTATATAGTGAGACTGGTTTTGATGACCACTCATCCATTACTGAAGAAATCAAAAGTAAGATGGACGTTTGCGATACTGAATCTCCTGCCTTCTCTACTTTCTTAGAGCAGCTTCCTTTTCCCGAATTGCTTACCGCAATTAAAAGCATGGATATATCTTGGTTACCAAGAATATTAGAGTTACTGCTGCTAAAAGTTTCGCATCCGAAAAGTGATAGTTTTGAATCTATCAAATTGATACTCTTCCATCTCTACCATATACGTTCATCTTACAAGGTTCAACCAGCTCCCGTACTCTGTCAACTCTCTGAGGTCTGCTTACGTCTCCTGAAGCACTTGTTCTCCCAAATATCTGAGCGTGAACCCTCTTCAGATAAAGTGATTGCTCCTTTTGCAAAGTGGAAGCATCAAGTGGCCGAGACTGTTTTTTGCCACCCAGTTGCGACGGCACTGTTGGAGAGTCCGTTGGATTGTGGCACATTACCTCTAGTGCAGAATATTGAGATTCTTTCAGAAACATCGCTGGCAACGGGCAGGACAGTTCTTAGTGAAATAGACCAGCACATCCTTGATCTATTCGCTTCTACTTGTGAGCATTTTTTGTTTGATGAGAGACACATGGTGCAGAAAGGGAAACTCAGGGAAAATAAGTCAATCGTGGCTTTTAAAAGCTTCGTCGAAACTCTTCTCTTGGAATTCAGAGGCAAGTTGGAGCTTTGTGTTGGTGCTCAAAGTTACGCGCCGCTTCTACAACCATCACAAGTAATTCATGCTTTGTTGAGATTTATATCAccttttaaacttttaaatctTGCTCGTTCCATGCTGATTGATGTGGTAGAATTGGCAAGCCCAAATTTGAGTAAGATTGTCAGTTTGGGATTGGATATTGCTGGCGGGGCTTTCGAAATGCTTGCATTGTATTCACAGCAGACGGCTGCTAAGAGAAGGATATATGATTTGCTGTGGGATTTAGAAGAAAAGAATTATGACAGTAACCTCCTTGAGGAAGTCTATAGCCTGGCATGCAGGTTTTCTACctcttttggtttggtttcggcAGATAATTGTTTGCTTAAAGTTGGGGGTGGCATTTTCAGGGGGAAACATAATCAGCATAGTAGTGCTCACCTGTTGACTGTGATTATCTCACAGATTGTTGGTAGAACCCCTGAAGACTTGGTTATCCATTGCATTAACCAGACAAGCATGACCAGAGCCAAGATATTGTTTTATCTTGTGGAGACCAGTCCCTTGCATCGGTCAGTCTTTGGACACTTCTTCTATAGTAAGCTACAGGGTGACTCTGCGCTTACTGATGATCAGTTCATAATGCTTCTGCCTGCTGTGCTATCGTATCTGTCACCAGTTTTTGCTAAACCCAAGAAGCCGTGTAGTAGATTTTTGGATATAACTGCATTTTATTCAAATATACTAGTAAATGGTTTTCTACAGTGGCCGAAGTTTTCTTCTGGGTGCATCTTTGAAGAGAAATATGAGGAGAATCTTCTGTCTACGACTGAGGATATCGACACTATGTTTAAGGGGAGTCTTCTTGGGAAGGCAGTGCGTATGTTTCAGGATCATTTCGCCTGGACTGAAAGTTCAACTAAAAGAGAAGATCTCTTAAAGGTATTCCAGTCCCTGTCTCCTCACACTAGTGCTGGCAAAGAGATGTTGGATTATGAAATAAAGGAAGTGGACGTTGAGTCAGTAGACTGTATGTTCAATGTTGCCATCCGCGAAGTCGCCAAAGTCGAACTCTCAAGGATCTGTTTGTTTCCTGCGTGTAGCAATTTCAAACGCCAAGCAGATACTTGTGTGAAGGAAAGTTCATCAAAGATGGGATCCAACGAAGAGAGTTTATTCACGCCGTTACTGAATTACTTAGTTGGTAGGTGGCAATGTGTTGTCAAGAGATCAGATGGGTTTTTTAAAGGGAATTCCGACAGGAAAAAAGACAAATGTAGGTTGCTGTGCAAAAGTCTTGAAAACTTCATGCTGAGAAATATTCTACAGTTTTTGGAACACATGTGCGAGGAACTTGTTCACCTGGATTCCCTTCCTTTCCTGGAGGGACTGATGAAGTCGGTTCTTCTGTACAGATTTGAGGACTGGAGGACATTGAAGATACTGAGGAAAATTTTCTCCTTATTGTCTAGAGGAAAGTACTCGTATGCACCATATATACAACTGCTAATATCTCACTCTCAGTTTACACCGACTATCAGTTCTCTGTCATCCTCACACACTGGTGAATTATTTAGGCCTATCTCCAGCATTCTAAAACATCTTATCATCCCAAGTCCAAGTTCTGTCGGAGCTGGAAGTTGTCGTCTCCAAGCACCTGACTATGTGAAGCAGTTGGAAATTGTCAAAATTCTCCGAGTGCTGCTCTCCAAATGTGGAAAAGATTCAGGAATCATTCTGAAAGAACTCCACTTTCTTCTTTTGTGTTCTTATGGTGCAACTCTAAGCGAAATCGACATAGAGCTCTACAGGCTGATACGTGATATCGAGTTAATTGATGACGAACAGACGCTAGATGTTTCTGAAACAGGTTATTTGTGGGGTAAAGCGGCCTTGAAAATGAGAGAGGGACTGCGTCTCTCTCAGGATGCATCTGACGGTGGCGAAGATGATTTAGTGGAAGATCTCCGCCTGAGACTTTTCAAAGAGAATCTTTGTGTTGATCCCAAATTATGTGCACTGACtgttttgtattttccttatcAACGGAGCGCAGAGGTCTCGGATAACTCTTGCCTATATGATGATCCAATAAGCGAG GAATTCTCACCTGTAGTTGAAGACATTGAACGATATGATCCGGCTTTCATCCTGCGATTCTCAATACATTCACTGTCCGTGGGATATATTGAACCCTTGGAATTCGCCAGTTTAGGCTTGCTTGCAGTTGCATTTGTGAGCATGTCTTCAGCAGATCTTGGGATTAGAAAATCGGCCTATGACACTCTTAAGATGTTTATGGATGTTCTTGAG AGTTGTACAAGGAATAAGCAAGTAAAGTGGGTTAGGCTTCTGCTGCTGTGTCTGAAAAATGGAGTCGAGGAACCATGGCAAAGAATCCCAACTGTTTCTGCTGTTTTTGCCGCTGAGGCATCTCTGATATTGTTGAATTCTTCTCACGAACATTATGTTCCCATAAAAAAACTGTTGAAGAGCTCACCTTCACTGAATCTGAGG GGAATACCTTTGTTTCATGAATTTTTGTGGAGCAGTGCATTTAACTTCAGATCACAAAGGCTTTGGGAACTTCGCCTAGTGTGCATGGGCTTGAAATCAGATGAGGATGCTAAACTCTACATTGGAAACTCCATCCTTCAGGATATGATGAGTTTTTCCTCAACTCCTCTTGCTGATGATGAAACTAAAGGACTAATCCTTCAG GTTGTGGGGAAGTCAGCCAAATTCAATAAGATGGCCAGACATCTAGTTCAAAATTGTGGTCTGTTTTCATGGTGTTCATCACTTATCTCAATGTTTACTACAAAGCCCATTAAAGACGACGATTTTCGCTTGGTGGTTGTCTTGAAT GTTATAACTGATGCTCTGGCCTCCAGAAGCGTCACAGAATGGTTGCAAGAGGAAGAGATAAGAGGGTCCTATGGAGAATGTGGTCAGAAATCCATAGTAGAGTCCGACCACAACAACCAAGTTTCATTTCCCCTCGAAGGGCTAATGGAAATCTCATCGCGTTTATGCAGACTTTTGGGAGGTGGACTGGTTTCAGTACAAGAAAATAGTACTTTGGTTGATTTAATTCTGCAGGTACTGTCTGCTACACAAAAGATATCACAGAAACTACGAAAAATGTACCAGCCACATTTCACCATCAGTATCGATGGATTATTCCAACTCTTTGAGGCTGTTACTAACTGCCATTCTCCTCAAGTCGAAGCTATTGCAGAGCGTGGGCTTGATACTATATTAACGAGCACCCCGTCGTTTGAACTTTTATGCATG GACGTAGACAAGCTGAGAAGGTTTCTATTGTGGGGAACCTCTACAGCCTTGAAGAGTGACCTTAGAAAGGGATCTATACCAAGTGAGTCTCAAGAGGAGAGTATGGTAGCAAAGTTTCTCCGTTGGCTGTGTGCTTCTGTGATTCTTGGGAAGCTTTATTCTGAGGCTAGTAATTCGGACCCGACAGTCTTGAGTAAAACAAAGCCAGAAAATTTGTTAACATTGTTAGAATACTTTAAGACGAGGAATCTCGAAGGTAGCGAGACAGAGTCCGAGCACATAATAGGGGAAGTAATCGTACACCTCCAACAGCTTTTGTCTACAAACTACAGTGTTCTTTCTTCTGTTGTATGTGCACTTTCTTCCATGCGTCTTCGTAATGGCCTTGAAAATGCAG GTTCAGAGTCTGATGGCGATGACAAGCTCATCAAATCTCTTTGTTCTAGAATAAGCAGTCCTCCCGAGGCTACACCAGACTGGAGATG GTCTTATCATCAAGCATGGAAGGATCCTTCATCTGAACCGGCCACAGATCTGCAAAAGATCGATGAATGTCATGCATGCCAACACCTTCTGCTGATGTTCACTGATATGCTTAGAGTAAAGCCAGGGGAATCTCAAAAGGTGTCGCTTCATAAAAGTTTTGACATGGCTAGTGTATTTGATTGGGAAAGAGGTTTAGTCGAGACCTAG